From Alkaliphilus flagellatus, the proteins below share one genomic window:
- a CDS encoding substrate-binding domain-containing protein: protein MKKSFRKLSVIGLLLLSIFMVSCSSPKTTDAPKPDDNTPPVVAKSEIILSTTTSTENSGLLDYILPKFTEDTGYDVKVVAVGTGQALKMGEDGDADVLLVHAKSSEEEFVKAGHGIERFDVMYNDFILLGPNEDTLNLAEQANKDIVKAFSLINDGKQTFVSRGDDSGTHKMELNLWKEANVEPQGDWYVEAGQGMGAVLQMTNELNGYTLTDRATYLSMMDKLDLKVVVEGDTKLFNQYGVIAVNPEKNDKINHDGALAFVEWMLSDNGQQLISEFGKDTFGQSLFIPNAK, encoded by the coding sequence ATGAAAAAAAGCTTTAGAAAATTATCTGTAATTGGATTATTACTATTATCGATTTTTATGGTATCCTGTTCTAGCCCAAAGACAACAGATGCACCAAAGCCAGATGACAATACACCTCCGGTAGTAGCTAAGAGCGAAATAATCCTTTCCACTACAACTAGTACAGAAAATAGTGGTCTTTTAGATTACATATTACCTAAATTTACAGAAGATACTGGATACGATGTAAAGGTAGTTGCTGTAGGAACTGGGCAAGCTTTAAAAATGGGTGAAGACGGAGATGCGGATGTACTATTAGTTCATGCTAAAAGTTCAGAAGAAGAATTTGTTAAAGCTGGACATGGTATTGAAAGATTTGATGTAATGTACAACGATTTCATTTTATTAGGACCTAATGAAGACACATTAAACTTAGCAGAACAAGCTAATAAGGATATAGTTAAAGCCTTTTCACTAATTAACGATGGAAAACAAACCTTTGTATCTAGAGGAGATGACTCTGGTACACATAAAATGGAACTAAACCTTTGGAAAGAGGCTAATGTGGAACCACAAGGAGATTGGTATGTAGAAGCAGGACAAGGAATGGGAGCAGTTCTTCAAATGACTAATGAGCTTAATGGATATACGTTAACTGATAGAGCTACTTATCTATCCATGATGGATAAGCTTGATCTTAAAGTAGTTGTAGAAGGTGACACCAAGCTATTTAATCAATATGGAGTTATTGCTGTTAACCCAGAAAAAAATGACAAAATTAATCATGACGGTGCTTTAGCATTTGTAGAATGGATGCTCTCTGATAATGGACAACAGCTAATTAGCGAGTTTGGTAAGGATACATTTGGACAATCCTTATTTATACCTAACGCAAAATAA
- the modA gene encoding molybdate ABC transporter substrate-binding protein: protein MTKKIVLLLLICSLVLAGCTNKPKATEGEVPEVNEEITLNVFAAASLTDAFNEMKDIYEKENDGITLQFNFAGSGTLQKQIEEGATADYFISAGASQMNALEEKGLIEDRKDLLKNKLVVVGTKDMEGKVSKIEDLLSEDVKYIAVGTPETVPVGKYTEEALTHYDLWEKLSDKIVFTKDVRQALTYVDTGNSDVGFVYSSDALALENGVTLFEVSDDSHKKIIYPAAIIKETEYKDAAAKFAEFLVSKEGSAILEKHGFVLN, encoded by the coding sequence ATGACGAAAAAAATAGTATTACTTTTATTAATCTGTTCTCTAGTTTTAGCTGGATGTACCAACAAACCTAAGGCTACAGAAGGAGAAGTACCGGAGGTTAACGAAGAAATAACATTAAATGTCTTTGCAGCAGCCAGCTTAACAGATGCTTTTAATGAAATGAAAGATATTTACGAAAAAGAAAATGATGGAATTACGTTACAATTTAACTTTGCTGGTTCTGGAACTCTTCAAAAGCAAATTGAAGAGGGGGCAACAGCAGATTATTTTATTTCAGCTGGAGCTTCTCAAATGAATGCTCTAGAAGAAAAGGGTCTTATTGAAGATAGAAAAGATCTATTAAAAAATAAATTAGTTGTTGTAGGCACTAAGGACATGGAAGGTAAAGTGTCTAAAATAGAAGATTTATTATCTGAAGATGTAAAATATATTGCTGTAGGTACTCCAGAAACAGTTCCAGTAGGAAAGTACACAGAGGAAGCTTTAACACATTATGATTTATGGGAAAAATTAAGTGATAAAATTGTATTTACTAAGGACGTAAGACAGGCATTGACATATGTTGATACTGGAAACTCTGATGTTGGTTTTGTATATTCTAGTGATGCTCTAGCTTTAGAAAACGGTGTTACTTTATTTGAAGTTTCTGATGATTCACATAAAAAAATAATTTATCCTGCAGCTATTATTAAAGAAACAGAATATAAAGATGCAGCTGCTAAATTTGCTGAATTCCTTGTATCAAAGGAAGGTAGTGCTATTCTTGAAAAACATGGATTTGTTTTAAATTAG
- the modB gene encoding molybdate ABC transporter permease subunit — protein sequence MLNPVLLSLKVASIATVFAMLIGIPLAYSLTNKDFKGKTLLETLLTLPLVLPPTVIGYGLLILFGRNSLLGRMLKDLFGIQVVFTVTGSIIAATVVALPLMIQSVKSAFGNLDPIYEKSAATLGSNKFKVFFTIILPLSWTGIVSGLVMSFARALGEFGATLMIAGNIPGKTQTIPIAIYSAVETGNKEMANRLVIIMTLFSFLVIWLLNQWLKRKHYIKMMREEKC from the coding sequence ATGTTAAATCCAGTTTTACTTTCATTGAAGGTAGCATCAATTGCTACAGTATTTGCCATGCTAATAGGCATACCATTAGCCTATTCCTTAACTAATAAAGATTTTAAAGGTAAAACACTATTAGAAACTCTGTTGACATTACCGTTGGTGCTTCCACCAACGGTAATTGGATATGGACTATTAATTTTATTTGGAAGAAATTCTTTATTAGGCAGAATGCTTAAGGACCTATTTGGAATACAGGTTGTGTTTACGGTAACAGGTTCTATTATTGCTGCTACCGTAGTTGCATTGCCATTAATGATACAAAGTGTTAAATCTGCATTTGGAAATTTAGACCCTATTTATGAAAAATCTGCTGCTACTTTAGGGTCAAACAAATTTAAGGTGTTTTTTACAATTATTTTACCCCTGTCTTGGACAGGTATTGTTAGTGGCTTGGTAATGTCATTTGCAAGAGCCCTTGGTGAATTTGGTGCTACTTTAATGATTGCGGGAAACATTCCTGGGAAAACTCAAACAATACCTATAGCTATATATTCAGCAGTGGAGACAGGAAATAAAGAGATGGCTAATCGGTTAGTAATAATTATGACCCTATTTAGTTTTTTAGTCATATGGCTACTA